Below is a genomic region from Triticum dicoccoides isolate Atlit2015 ecotype Zavitan chromosome 5A, WEW_v2.0, whole genome shotgun sequence.
tcacgtcgattgaggagcggacctctaggtctttccagtagggtaggtcccaaaatatagatttcttcttccacatgggtgcgtgtccctcagcgtcattcggaacagctagtccaccgggaccctttccaaagattacgtagtgtaaatcattgaccatagcaagcacgtgatcaccggtgcgcatggcgggcttcttccggtgatctgcctcgcctttgaaatgcttgcctttctttcgacattgatggttggtcggaagaaatcgatgatggcccaggtacacattcttcctgcatttgtccaggtatatactttcagtgtcatctaaacagtgcatgcatgcgtggtatcctttgtttgtctgtcctgaaaggttactgagagcgggccaatcattgatggtcacgaacagcaacgccttaaggttaaattcctcctgtctgtgctcatcccacgtacgtacaccgtttccatttcgcagctgtaaaagttcttcaagtaatggccttaggtacatatcaatttcgttgccgggttgcctagggccttggatgagaactggcatcataatgaacttccgcttcatgcacatccaaggaggaaggttatacatacatagagtcacgggccaggtgctgtgattgctgctctgctccccgaaagaattaatgccatccgcgcttaaagcaaaccatacattccttggatcctttgcaaactcatcccagtattttctctcgatttttctccactgcgacccgtcagcgggtgctcttaacttcccatctttctttcggttctcactgtgccatcgcatcaacttggcatgctcttcgtttctgaacagaagtttcaaccgtggtattataggagcataccacatcaccttcgcaggaaccctcttcctggggggctcgccgtcaacatcaccagggtcatcttgtctgatcttataccgcaatgcaccgcataccgggcatgcgttcagatccttgtatgtaccgcggtagaggatgcagtcattagggcatgcatgtatcttctccacctccaatcctagagggcatacgaccttctttgttgcgtatatactgtcgggcaattcattatcctttggaatattcttcttcaatattttcagtagcttctcaaattatttgtcagccacagcattctctgccttccactgcagcaattccagtacggtaccgagttttgtgttgccatcttcgcaattggggtataacccttttttgtgatcctctaacatgcgatcgaacttcagcttctccttttgactttcgcattgcgtccttgcatcgacaatgacccggcggagatcatcatcatcgggcacatcgtctagttcctcttgatcttcagcagcttcacccgttgcagcatcattgggcacatcgtctggttcctcttgatcttcaccagctccccccgttgcagcatcaccgtattcagggggcacatagttgtcatcgtactcttcttcttcgccgtcttccatcataacccctatttctccgtgcctcgtccaaacattatagtgtggcatgaaacccttgtaaagcaggtgggagtgaaggattttccgattAGAGTAAGACCTCCTATTCCcatattcagtgcatggacaacacataaaaccattctgcttgtttgctcagccgcatcgagaaactcatgcacgcccttaatgtactcgcgggtgtgtctgtcaccgtacatccattgccggttcatctgcgtgcattatatataattaagtgtccaaattaatagaagttcatcatcacattaaaactaaagtgcatacatagttctcatctaacaacatatagctctccagagcatctaattaattaaaccatacattaaaactatgtaaaacatttcaatgcgaaaacaaatgcgatcataatcgcaaccaaggtaacaattgatccaacggcataatgataccaagcctcggtatgaatggcatattttctaatctttctaatcttcaagtgcattgcatccatcttgatcttgtgatcatcgacgacatccgcaacatgcaactccaatatcatcttctcctcctcaatttttttttccttcaacaaattgttttcttcttcaactaaatttaacctctcaacaatagggtcggttggcatttccgattcacatacatcctacataaataaaatctatgtcacgttggtcggcataattttcataaacaataaatgaaccaatagttataaagataatatatataccacatccgaatcatagacaggacgagggccgacgggggcggataccaaaaccatcgcactatataagatgcaataataaaagtaagaaaataatacaagtatctatgtaaacatacaagtaagaatatttttcctttcagaaagaagataaaacaagaggctcaccacggtggtgccgacgatgagctcggcgcgggtgatcgacggcggtgaagacggggacggggcgtgacggaccgctaaacctagacaaatattatggaaaatggagcttggaggtcgagcttggagaggagaaagcttaagtagtgtggctcggacattccatcgaacaccttgtgtgcataggaggtgagctagagcaccaccaagccctctccccctcggccagagaaaaacagagcactggggtgctctgctcgcgagcgaggggtatatataggcacctcattggtcccggttggtgacatgagccgggactaaaggggagcctttggtcccggttcaagccaccaaccaagaccaatggtggtgggccaggagcgaggcccattggtcccggttcatcccaccaaccgggaccaaaatgtccagatgaaccgggaccaatggcccacgtggcccggccggccccctgggctcacgaaccgggaccaatgcccatattgggtccggttctggactgaaccgggactaatgggctgacccggtctggaccaaagccctgttttctactagtgcaaataAGATTCACCCGTCAAAAGGGCCTCGATACCCACTAGGGCTAAGCCGGTACCGAGCGAACCATCCATCTCGTCTCTGGCGCGGGGATAGTGGGTTGGCCCAATACGGTAGCTTCTAGGAACGGTTTTTGGAAGCTTCTATGGACCTGTTTGGTCCGGGTTTAAAAGCTTCCGTGTGTTTTTTCTCGCTTTTCTATGtgtttttcttatcatttttcttcggttccgttgttgttttttctttccttttgtcaATCCATGTCTAGTTTTTTCAATGCATGCTCTACATCTTTTGTATACATGTGTAACATGTTTTTGGTATgtattgaacatttttaaatacatggtgaacatttttaAGCCTGTTCGAGCGCCGGATGAGGATATGCTGACAGGAGGAGCGAGCGCCAAGAGGACGAGGACATACTGTAAGAAGCTTTGAAGGCTGCATGGGCCCTCGGGGTGGCTATGTGGTTCCATTACCGACAAAACGTGGCTCCGCCGTGGCCTTTCTTGTCGACGAGTtcgtggcggcggcggatcggatTCTAGATGCGTCGATTCCGGAGACGGCTGCAGAACGAACTAAAGTCGAGCGGGATGTTGGCGGGGGCTACGGGGTGTCGGCATGAGTGAGCGGTGGCCAACGTAGATGCACAAGCAGGGGAGAGGCAGCCATGCGAGGGAGGGAAGGGGATCTTTTGCTGATAACTCGCGCCCAATATTGAGGGTTGGCGGAGACTTCTCCTCAACAATTTGAGCAGCTAAACAAATATGAATTTAGTTGTCTTCCGAGAAGTTAGGCCCCTTCCGAGCTTCGGTTAGAGTTGCTCTAAGATCACATCTCTGTGATAAGATAACTGCCTTCGAGAAGTTAGGCCCCTTCTGAGCTTCGGTTAGAGATGCTCTAATATCACATCTCTGTGATAAGATGACTGCCAACCAATCCATTTGCAATTGAGTTAGTTGCCTGTGGAGACGCTATGACGATGACAGCTGCTAACGGCATCCAAAAGGTCGTGACTGAAACAGATTGTCAACAATCTCCAATGATAGTCACTAGTCATCACACTAGCATTAGCATCCAACGTGACCAGCACAATAAACTTTGTTTCGGCAAATTACACAGACGCAGACTAACCTGTGGTTGAATGTTTAGGAGAACAATGATATTTCCAGTCCATCAGAATTTAAATCCTAAATTTGACACTGATGCTCATgtttttctagatttatttcaggCCTTTCGACGATGTGCGTTTAGTGGGGGGTGTCGTTTCCGTCGACTAAAAAGACGTCTGTGGCGACTTTATGAATCTCAATATGATGTGCCGACTTAGTCTCTCGGAAATGCCCATACGGATAGAGCGTGCatgcgtgtgtgcgtttatagaGGTGAGTGTATGTACGTATGTACTATAGTAAAAAAAACAAATTACATCGACAACACGTCCTTTAGAACAAAACCTGACAACACATACTATAGCCCAATGTTATTGCTAAATAATACCCATACAACTATGTCGGCCGTGTCACTACGGCGCACAGCGGCACCCTCTTTCGTGATGTGATCCCAGAGGCCTCCTCCATGTTCACCATCCCCGGCGCCTTATTCTTCAACATAGGAACCGTCCAATTGAATTGTCCCAACAGGTTCACTAGTGCCAGCTCGACGACGGATGTCGTGAACCCGATCCCAGGGCACATCCTCCTCCCGGCGCCAAACGGTATGAGTTGAGGATGCTGCCCACGGAAGTCCACCTCGCTATCAAGGAACCGCTCTGGACGAAACTCGTCAGCGTTATCCCATACCGCCGGGTCCCTGCCAACAGCCCATGCGTTCACAATGATTCTTGTCCCACGTGGGACGTCGTAGAAGTGGACCTTTGCGTGCTGCATAGACTCGCGAGGGACAAGGAGAGGCCCTGGCGGATGCAGCCGCATCGTCTCCTTGATGACGGCCCTAAGGTACTTCAATGCTTGGAGGTCCTGCTCGGTGATGACGCGTGAGTGACTCTTCGTGCAGTGGCGTCTGATCTCTTGTTGTAGCTTTTGCATCGCTTCCTTGTTGCGGAGTAGTTCGGCCATGACCCATTCCAAAACGATTATGGTCGAGTCTGTCCCTGCTCCGAACAGGTCCTGTGAAAATTATTGAAATGAATGTGGCATCACATAAACAAGAAGGTATGTGGATCTTGTCCTCAATTATGGTGACAAGCTAGATTGAATTGTCCCTTTTTTAAGAAATAGTGGTTATTAAAGCAACAATAAATAGGGTAGCAACAATAAATAGGGATGCAAGTGGGTGTGTCTGTCCATGAAGATAAAAATAAGCTACTATATTTATTGTTGCTTTAATAACCatgctgcaaaaagaattaacgcgAACGGTCACCATCTTTGCGGACTCGTTTGCATGCATCCTTTTGGGGTTGCTCCGTGTACAGTCCTAAGACAGCCTAGCGCCCCAAGCCTCCAATCCCCGTGCATGTCCGGGCGGACGGTCCAGTCATTGACCGGTAAAAGAAAAAAGTCGATCTAGACGGTTGCTTGCATTGTGAAGATGGTTTAGAATGCATGCGGTTCCGTGGATTTGAGGTTTGCTAAATGATATACTCAATTGTGGAGACAAAAATTTAAGAGGTGACCAGTCATTGTCTGTGGACATGTCTGAACAGTCTGTAAATGTTAGAGGGGCCTGATTTGATGAATCCAGTTGTAGATGCTTTAAGGGAACGCAAAGAAGGCGGCCTAATGAAGAGAGGACAAAAGAGACCAGGTAGATACGCGATGAGCTTCAATCGTACATAGGCTCTTGAAAGAAAGCAATGCACGGGAGATGTTGATTACAAAAGTTTTTTTTTGCGAGGTATGTTGATAACAAAAGTTAGGCATTATAACTCGTAATTTCCAGATTAAGACACATCAAGTCCCACGTACGGGCCAACTGCCTTTTGAGACCAATGAGGTAGTACGCGATGAGCGCCTATCGTGCATAGGCTCTTGAAGTCGAAGACGACGTCAAAAAAGAGAGTTGAAGACCACAATGGACGAACGGCAGTGGTATTAGTAGCTCGTAATTTCCAGATAAAGACATATCAACAAGTCCCATGACCCACTGCATTTCGGGACCCGGctttgctacacctacgtaataatTATTACGAAACTTACGTATGAGCTGATGTGGACTGATTTGGTTACGTGAAGCTACGTAATTTNNNNNNNNNNNNNNNNNNNNNNNNNNNNNNNNNNNNNNNNNNNNNNNNNNNNNNNNNNNNNNNNNNNNNNNNNNNNNNNNNNNNNNNNNNNNNNNNNNNNNNNNNNNNNNNNNNNNNNNNNNNNNNNNNNNNNNNNNNNNNNNNNNNNNNNNNNNNNNNNNNNNNNNNNNNNNNNNNNNNNNNNNNNNNNNNNNNNNNNNNNNNNNNNNNNAAATCAGCCCACATCAGTTCATACATAAGTTTCGTAATAATTATTACGTAGATATAGCAAAGCCGTTTCGGGACCTACCGACGTGTAGGCAAATGGCATGTGCGACAACGAGCGAGCAGTACGTTTAGCGCACATGCATGGAACGGGACTGATTCCACGAGCCTAGTCCAATGTTTAAGATCAGAGCATGCTGCACCTACGAACAGATTTACGTAAATTTTACGTGGGTagctactcccttcgttcggaattacttgtttcgaaaatggatgtatctagacgtatcgtctaaatacatccatttctacgacaagtaatttcgAATGGAAGGAGTAGTTGGGAGTTTATGATTGAGACTAGAGGCAAGGACGGGCCCATCCCACTGAAAATTAGTGAGGTAGAGAATTAGTAAAGGAAAGTTACGTAAAAACTTTGGTAGCCCATCATAGATGTAGGATTATTGAATGTTTAAATGCTTAGAGGATACTGGTATCTACTAGCTAGGAGTAGTACGTATCAACATTTACTTCTTTCACTGCTTCAGTTGTGGCACGCTCCACGTTCACTGTCCTAGCTAGTGCATATTGCCGAGCCGAACTCATAGTTTCGCTGCAAGCTAGCCAGCCTAACTCATTGATTTTGTTAGGATAGCCCGGTACTCCCTTTGTCCTATAATATAAGAGCTTTTAAACACTAGTATCAAAATCCCCTGttgtattatgagacggagggagtatgttggtTTAACACTTCAAATCGTTCtcgtcatcgctaggtggtctatgaatctggatATAACTTTTATTTTTTTGTGTTCGTTATACTGTTATGATTGAAgacgaatagattgaaagttttctcgtAAATAAAAATGTTCTCCTTACGGGCGCGATTTATCCTCCTTTTGAATGAAAACAGTTGCTATTTTCTTTTGTGGTGGGTAGAAGACAAAATACTATAGGGTTAGCTGTAAACAAATATCCCGACTACGCAAACAAAAATGCTAAACCTATGCAAACCTTTTGCATACGCTACGAAACCTCTTTACACACGTAACCAAACACACCCCTCGTATTTCAGAGTGGGTCGTAGGTTTAGCAAACTCCTTTGAGAAAGTGCACCAATCTACTGCGATTTTTGTTGGGTCACCAGTTTGTTTTGGAATAGCCTATACGTCAGGTGCCTGAAATAATATGTTGCATCAGTCACTTTCATTAAGGGCCGTTAGATCTTCATCCAACGACTGAAAATAGACCATGTTACtgttcatcttcaacctctgctACTTCTTCCTCGTGTAGCTGCCAGCCAACCAAGCCCTCGTCCGCCTCCACCCCCGTCTCCTGCAATCGCGGCTATCGCCGCCTCGCAGCCCGCCCTTCCCTGGACCTACCCACCGTTATGCTGGCCGCCGCCCTGACCATCCCTCTAAGCCTCGTACTGGTGAACAACTTCGGTGACCCCCCGCATCATGATGAACCTGCACCCCACATCCCTAAGATAGAGAGTGAGGCTGCTGCTTCTCTGTCAAGGTCCNNNNNNNNNNNNNNNNNNNNNNNNNNNNNNNNNNNNNNNNNNNNNNNNNNNNNNNNNNNNNNNNNNNNNNNNNNNNNNNNNNNNNNNNNNNNNNNNNNNNNNNNNNNNNNNNNNNNNNNNNNNNNNNNNNNNNNNNNNNNNNNNNNNNNNNNNNNNNNNNNNNNNNNNNNNNNNNNNNNNNNNNNNNNNNNNNNNNNNNNNNNNNNNNNNNNNNNNNNNNNNNNNNNNNNNNNNNNNNNNNNNNNNNNNNNNNNNNNNNNNNNNNNNNNNNNNNNNNNNNNNNNNNNNNNNNNNNNNNNNNNNNNNNNNNNNNNNNNNNNNNNNNNNNNNNNNNNNNNNNNNNNNNNNNNNNNNNNNNNNNNNNNNNGCTCTAGAAAAGAAATAAGGTGAGTGGCTCTAAGAATGATTTGAGGCACATAAGGTTTAGCAAAACCAATTTGTTTCGACAATAATCGTACATAAGAAGCCCTGACGAAGAGCTAGGCAACCTGCCTATTAATTCTATCGCCCAACCCGTCTGAATTTCACCGGGGTGGGCCTCTTCTTTCcccttctttccaataaatcttgcCAACTGTTCTAGCCACCATAAAATATACTTCcatgtctcataatataagatcgtttttcaaGATATAAGTAACATCCCCGTGGATGTAGCCAGTCAATGCTCTTGTTTCGACGCGTTGAGAAAGTACGTGTCCAGCCTCCGGCATGAATGCACCATGCGTGCAGTTTTACGTACCTCAAGTAGAGCCTTGACGTTGTCCCTGGTCAAGCGCCACCCAGCCCCGCTCGAATCACTCTGCAATGATAGCAGCACATGCACGAACGCCTCGTCGTGGCGGCACCCCGTGCCAGCGCTCGCGGCCACGATGATCTCGAGAATGCGATCAATCCTCTCAAACGCCCTGCTCACCTTGGCGTCCGTCCCGTCCACGGCGGCCACCCATGCCAGCCACGGGAAGTAGTCGCCGACGTGGAACTCCCCGAGCAGCGCGCTGGCCTCCTCGAGCAGCGCGTCCACCTTGGCCCGCCACCCGGCCCCGCCCGAGGCGCGCACCCCGAGCACGATCCGCCCGTTCACGTCCTTGGCGAAGCCGCTCAGGAGCTCGCTcagccgcatcacgccgccgccttcATGTGCCTGCCGCTCCACCTTCCGGACAAGCTCGGcgacctcctcctcgcgctcgccaCGGTAGGCGCGCACCCTGGCGGGGTTCAGCAGGTGGAGCACGGCGATCTTGCGCACGCCGCGCCAGTAGGCGCCGTGGGGAGCGAAGGCGCTATCCGTGCAGCCGTAGAGGAGCCGCCGCGGGATGGTGAGCGAGGGCCGGTTCGCGAAGGCGTGGTCCTGCAGCTGCAGCACCTCGCGCGCCGCGTCTGCAGACGAGACGACCAGGGTGGGCACGCGGCCGAGGCGGAGCAGCATGACGGGCCCGTGCGCCGCGGCGAGCGCGTGCAGGGTGCGGTGCGGGAGCCCGCCGAGCTGGTGGAGGTTGCCGACGATCGGGAGACCCTGCGGGCAGGGTGGCAGGCGGTGGCGGTGCGCGAGAGGTTTTGTGGCTCGCGTCATGCTGCGCACAAGCAGGAGCAGCAGCATGCACGAGACGGCCAGGAGGGCTAGCGGTGACGGGAATGGCATGGTGGTAGTGATTTTCATTCCGAGTGGTGCAGGATATGGAGATGGTGCGATCGTTGGCTGGTGGCCGGATGCATTTTCATTCCGAGTGGTGCAGGATATGGAGTAGTAGGTAGCCCGTTTTGCTACACCTAAATCTGGTTTGAATAAGGAGGGTCCCGGCGCAGTGAAATCAATAAACCTACACCTACACTCCAGACATAAATTTCACTCATCTGTACgacggctggccatagtgggggtaacataactagtatcataTACTTGGGACTCGTAAACATGTTTACGTGGCAGGAAATTAAAGAAGAAAGAGAAGGTCAtagtaaggccctgtttggtttcaataagtcacctgacttatacgtcaggtgacttaaaatcagtgacttataagtcacgtctgtttggttgtcacctgacttataagtcagcacaccttcccaccttgttttttaatataaaggtgatgggacccatgcaaaagggagtgacttataagttttaagttgggttggagcaacttatgacttataagttggggtgacttataagttgggtccgtTTGGCAAAATAAGCCACTTTTTGTACTTtttgacttataagttggtgacttatttggaaccaaacagggcctaacataggtagataccgtaacataataaatgttatgctactatgtgtcatgcatggcaataaataagaccacctatgatactactttatgatactatgtactatggatgtagtatcataaactagtatcatatgcatgatactagtatatgttactccccactatgaccagccttacgaaTAAGATGGATTCATTCACGGCAGACAGAGCCGAGCAATGCTAGTACAGTTTTGCACGTAATTAATTTTACGTGCTGATGTGGAGCATATTTTGGGAGTAAACCCATTCACTTGTGTATCGGTAGGTGGCCATTATAGCAGGCCTCATTAATAAATCACCGATTTAGGCTGGTTATAACGGGGAGGAacttatgagtaacatcacacactccaatacaactttgcttatgtgtcacatatttaatgaagaaagatgtgcttgtggtaactagctaagttaccgaaatatcacacacttcaagaaacaatgagtctataacctaataaatacattgttgcatgacactacatagatgttcctacccactgtgaaggtagtaacatagtctagggaagtgtgtaagttactagactatgttcttgcccattgtgaccagccttagaggGTGGCAGTATTACCACCATAGGCTAGCCTATATACTTGTACCATTAGCAGCCCCATGAAATGCTTTTAAAAAATAGCAGCCCCATGAAATGCTAAAAAGAAAAATAGCAGCCCCATGAACAAATCAGAGCGATACAAACATAGTTTTACTGGGCATTGGCTGTGGAAGTTAGAGAATGAACAAATCAGCGATAAAAAGACTTGCTCCTTAGGTCATATGCCATCACATTCTCTAAGCCTCTAAGGATATCGCAGAATGTCATTTTGGCTCAATCGTACTAGTAGTGCAAATAGTGCGGCGGCGTGCCGGTGGAGGCATTTTAATTAAAAATAAAGGCCGGGATGCAGATGTGTGCAACGCTCAACAAACGCGTGGTTTGTGTGCTCGTTATTAACATTGTCACATATGCATCCATGCCGGTCTCTTGGATGGTGATGGGAGTGGAGAGAGTTGAACCGTGTCAGGT
It encodes:
- the LOC119299687 gene encoding cytochrome P450 71A1-like, whose translation is MPFPSPLALLAVSCMLLLLLVRSMTRATKPLAHRHRLPPCPQGLPIVGNLHQLGGLPHRTLHALAAAHGPVMLLRLGRVPTLVVSSADAAREVLQLQDHAFANRPSLTIPRRLLYGCTDSAFAPHGAYWRGVRKIAVLHLLNPARVRAYRGEREEEVAELVRKVERQAHEGGGVMRLSELLSGFAKDVNGRIVLGVRASGGAGWRAKVDALLEEASALLGEFHVGDYFPWLAWVAAVDGTDAKVSRAFERIDRILEIIVAASAGTGCRHDEAFVHVLLSLQSDSSGAGWRLTRDNVKALLEDLFGAGTDSTIIVLEWVMAELLRNKEAMQKLQQEIRRHCTKSHSRVITEQDLQALKYLRAVIKETMRLHPPGPLLVPRESMQHAKVHFYDVPRGTRIIVNAWAVGRDPAVWDNADEFRPERFLDSEVDFRGQHPQLIPFGAGRRMCPGIGFTTSVVELALVNLLGQFNWTVPMLKNKAPGMVNMEEASGITSRKRVPLCAVVTRPT